TTGCCGGTGTTGCGCGCGCGACGGTAAAAGGGACGCTGGTTGTAGCGATTGCGCAGGGTGCGCTGGGCGGAATTGGTTTCTGGTTCGCTGGCCTGAGCGGCAGCCTGCTGTGGGGTGCGCTGATGGCGTTCCTGTCGCTGATCCCGGCGGTCGGTACAGCGCTTATCTGGATCCCGGCTGTGATCTTCCTCTACTCCACGGGTGAGCTGCTCACCGCCACGCTGCTGACCCTCTACTTTGTGATTGTGGTCGGGCTGGCAGACAACCTGCTGCGTCCGTTGCTGGTGGGGAAAGATACCCGTATGCCGGACTACCTGATCCTGCTGACCACCCTTGGCGGTCTGCAATTCTTTGGCATCAATGGCTTCGTGCTTGGGCCACTTATTGCAGGGCTGTTTATCTCCTCCTGGAACTTGCTGGCAGAAGCGCGTGCCAATGCGCTTAATACGCCGCAGGAATAAAACGTAACAGGCTGCCGGAAATAAACCGGCAGCCGTTCGTTTAGCCTGCGTTTAATTAATTCGACGAGCGGTAAAGAATTGCAAATACTTTGAGTAAAATCTTAGCTTGTGCTAAATATAAGGCATGTACAACAACTGAGGACAATTTTTAACCGCCACGAAGAGAAGCAATGCGCGGTAAATTGTAAAAATATGGACATTCGGTTCAGTAGTCTTACCCCCTGTTTTTCACTTCCTGTCTCCTTCTGCTGCCCGCCTGCGGGCGAACAATACTGGCGCACTGCGCTGTAGTCCTCTCCTGCCCGATCCGGCGCCCTGTGCGCAACTGTTAATTTTTTTACGGTTTTCCGCTATGCGGTAAATCGCAAGGATCTCTATTCTCAAGCAGGAGAAAAAATATGATTTACTGGATTTTATTAGCGTTGGCGATTGTCTCGGAAATAACCGGCACGCTATCTATGAAATGGGCAAGTATTAACGACAGCCACAGCGGTTTTATTTTAATGCTGGTGATGATCGCCTGTTCCTATATTTTCCTGGCGTTTGCGGTGAAAAAAATCGCCCTCGGCGTGGCCTACGCCTTATGGGAAGGTGTCGGTATTGCCATTATTACGCTGTTTAGCGTGCTGCTGTTTGATGAACCCCTCTCACCGTTGAAAGCGGCGGGTCTGGTGGCGCTGGCGCTCGGTATTGTGCTGATCAAGTCCGGCACGCGTAAGGCCCCACGT
This Kosakonia cowanii JCM 10956 = DSM 18146 DNA region includes the following protein-coding sequences:
- the mdtJ gene encoding multidrug/spermidine efflux SMR transporter subunit MdtJ, coding for MIYWILLALAIVSEITGTLSMKWASINDSHSGFILMLVMIACSYIFLAFAVKKIALGVAYALWEGVGIAIITLFSVLLFDEPLSPLKAAGLVALALGIVLIKSGTRKAPRQEQGHVTA